In Rattus norvegicus strain BN/NHsdMcwi chromosome 1, GRCr8, whole genome shotgun sequence, a genomic segment contains:
- the Klc2 gene encoding kinesin light chain 2 has product MATMVLPREEKLSQDEIVLGTKAVIQGLETLRGEHRALLAPLASHEAGEAEPGSQERCLLLRRSLEAIELGLGEAQVILALSSHLGAVESEKQKLRAQVRRLVQENQWLREELAGTQQKLQRSEQAVAQLEEEKQHLLFMSQIRKLDEDASPNEEKGDVPKDSLDDLFPNEDEQSPAPSPGGGDVAAQHGGYEIPARLRTLHNLVIQYASQGRYEVAVPLCKQALEDLEKTSGHDHPDVATMLNILALVYRDQNKYKDAAHLLNDALAIREKTLGKDHPAVAATLNNLAVLYGKRGKYKEAEPLCKRALEIREKVLGKFHPDVAKQLSNLALLCQNQGKAEEVEYYYRRALEIYATRLGPDDPNVAKTKNNLASCYLKQGKYQDAETLYKEILTRAHEKEFGSVNGENKPIWMHAEEREESKDKRRDSAPYGEYGSWYKACKVDSPTVNTTLRSLGALYRRQGKLEAAHTLEDCASRSRKQGLDPASQTKVVELLKDGSGGRGDRRGSRDVAGGAGPRSESDLEESGPAAEWSGDGSGSLRRSGSFGKLRDALRRSSEMLVRKLQGGGPQEPPNSRMKRASSLNFLNKSVEEPVQPGGTGLSDSRTLSSSSMDLSRRSSLVG; this is encoded by the exons ATGGCCACGATGGTGCTTCCTCGAGAGGAGAAGCTGAGTCAGGACGAGATAGTACTGGGCACCAAGGCGGTTATCCAGGGTTTAGAGACCCTTCGAGGGGAGCATCGTGCCCTGCTAGCTCCCCTAGCTTCTCATGAGGCAGGCGAGGCCGAGCCGGGCTCACAGGAGCGCTGCCTCCTCCTGCGCCGCTCCCTGGAGGCCATCGAGCTGGGGCTTGGGGAGGCTCAG GTGATCTTGGCATTGTCAAGCCATCTGGGGGCTGTGGAGTCAGAGAAGCAGAAGCTGCGGGCTCAGGTGCGGCGCCTGGTACAAGAGAACCAGTGGTTGCGTGAGGAGCTGGCAGGGACACAGCAGAAGCTGCAGCGCAGTGAACAGGCGGTGGCTCAGCTGGAGGAAGAAAAGCAGCACCTGCTATTCATGAGTCAGATCCGAAAGCTggatgaggatgcttccccaaAT GAGGAGAAGGGTGATGTTCCCAAGGACTCCCTGGATGACCTGTTTCCCAATGAAGACGAACAGAGCCCAG CCCCCAGCCCTGGAGGAGGGGATGTAGCTGCACAGCATGGGGGCTATGAAATCCCGGCACGGCTACGCACCCTTCACAATCTGGTGATCCAGTATGCTTCACAAGGCCGCTATGAGGTGGCCGTGCCCCTCTGCAAGCAGGCACTGGAGGATTTGGAGAAAACATCAGGCCATGACCACCCCGATGTGGCCACCATGCTGAACATCCTGGCACTGGTTTATCG GGACCAGAATAAGTACAAGGATGCTGCTCACCTGCTCAATGATGCCCTGGCTATCCGGGAAAAGACACTGGGCAAGGACCACCCAGCT GTGGCTGCAACCCTCAACAATCTGGCTGTTTTGTATGGCAAACGGGGCAAGTACAAAGAGGCTGAACCACTGTGCAAGAGAGCATTGGAGATCCGGGAAAAG GTCCTGGGCAAGTTTCATCCAGATGTGGCCAAGCAGCTCAGCAACCTGGCCTTGCTGTGCCAGAACCAGGGCAAAGCTGAGGAGGTGGAATACTACTACCGGAGAGCCTTGGAGATCTATGCCACACGCCTTGGTCCTGATGACCCCAATGTAGCGAAGACCAAGAACAACCTG GCTTCCTGCTACCTGAAACAGGGCAAGTACCAGGATGCAGAGACCCTGTACAAGGAGATCCTTACCCGTGCTCATGAGAAAGAGTTTGGCTCAGTCAATG GAGAGAACAAGCCCATCTGGATGCATGCAGAGGAACGAGAGGAGAGCAAG GATAAGCGCCGGGACAGTGCCCCCTATGGGGAGTACGGCAGCTGGTACAAAGCCTGTAAAGTTGACAG TCCCACAGTCAACACCACTCTGCGAAGCTTGGGCGCCCTGTACCGGCGCCAGGGCAAGCTGGAAGCTGCACACACACTGGAAGACTGTGCCAGCCGCAGCCGCAAACAG GGCCTGGATCCTGCCAGCCAGACCAAGGTGGTAGAACTGCTAAAAGATGGTAGTGGTGGACGAGGAGACCGCCGTGGCAGCAGAGATGTGGCCGGGGGTGCTGGGCCTCGGTCTGAGTCTGACCTGGAGGAATCAGGGCCTGCAGCTGAATGGAGTGGG GATGGCAGTGGCTCTTTGAGGCGCAGTGGCTCCTTTGGGAAGCTCCGGGATGCCCTCAGACGCAGCAgtgagatgctggtgaggaagcTGCAGGGAGGTGGCCCACAGGAGCCCCCTAATTCTAG gatgAAGAGGGCCAGCTCTCTTAACTTCCTTAACAAGAGTGTGGAAGAACCAGTCCAG CCTGGAGGCACGGGTCTTTCTGACAGCCGCACTTTGAGCTCCAGCTCCATGGACCTCTCCCGAAGAAGCTCCCTCGTGGGCTAA
- the LOC120099979 gene encoding WW domain-binding protein 11-like, which yields MTPSPRADGAQTPGPRLHPPGRLRSSVSGQVSAGRAHNDPSHRLAKGLRTLPRKGLIPNPSPGPRPLPADRSGPPTGRAHDDSSSRPTCNRFSPSGLTGSPGPTGPRRPAPSALVRLWLLLLSRFTRILDRELVSLPPSRRPSQQSPRRLKGEAATSAASEGAKHVPAGQLAALKGPHGPGRLRGGANPDRTQKGRGWTRPSDQSFLVWGVQSRDPHD from the coding sequence ATGACCCCCTCCCCCAGGGCAGACGGAGCCCAGACACCGGGTCCCCGCCTCCACCCTCCAGGGAGGCTGCGGTCTTCAGTTTCGGGACAGGTTTCTGCAGGCCGCGCCCACAACGACCCCTCCCACAGGCTGGCCAAAGGCCTGCGGACCCTCCCTAGAAAAGGCCTAATTCCCAACCCCAGCCCAGGACCGCGCCCCCTCCCCGCAGACCGGTCGGGTCCTCCCACAGGCCGCGCCCACGACGACTCCTCCTCTAGGCCGACCTGCAACCGCTTCTCACCGTCCGGCCTGACCGGGTCTCCCGGCCCAACCGGCCCGCGCCGACCTGCACCTTCTGCTTTGGTCCGGCTCTGGCTCTTGCTCCTGTCCCGCTTCACCCGGATCCTCGACCGTGAGCTCGTCTCGCTGCCTCCATCCCGCCGGCCTTCCCAGCAGTCCCCGCGCCGCCTTAAAGGTGAAGCCGCTACCTCGGCGGCGTCGGAGGGGGCGAAACACGTTCCAGCCGGCCAGCTCGCTGCCTTAAAGGGGCCCCATGGGCCTGGCCGGCTTCGGGGTGGGGCCAACCCAGACAGGACGCAGAAGGGGCGTGGCTGGACTCGCCCCTCCGACCAGAGCTTCCTGGTCTGGGGCGTTCAGAGTCGGGACCCGCATGACTGA